In Triticum aestivum cultivar Chinese Spring chromosome 5B, IWGSC CS RefSeq v2.1, whole genome shotgun sequence, the following proteins share a genomic window:
- the LOC123114784 gene encoding uncharacterized protein, which translates to MPLVGGDVNVDNLHDADQAGVGAAARSESSTRCGLGAVGLSGPAAATTHPSKLKLSRRLRLHLHLLLHPLDPVPGRLSSAATHQQRAALAKIASNHAPMSMAPLSFRPTATARPRFHCVDDGADRDVSFLQDVHPDVGDALLGFVYDPLDPAVNAGLDEFLNIPPYGDDDDEDGQQRCAKKPRAGGFEEDSWFDFTAADGSLAQKWDNACTQQVPEFLPEFVLPLPPPPPPPPQVYPPFVRGADAKKLQAAGNGSSQSAAARERRRRISEKTAELSRLIPGGHKLNTAEMLQEAARHVKLLQAQVGMLTLLNNIEDEKVPAMAQEHMHALLVCGGMQERLAAEGKCLVPKVLVDTIAKDAAVRSNALVNRDLTRFTESLFAEKK; encoded by the exons ATGCCGCTGGTGGGGGGTGACGTCAACGTGGATAACCTCCACGACGCCGACCAGGCTGGTGTGGGCGCAGCCGCCAGATCAGAGAGCTCAACACGATGTGGGCTAGGGGCGGTAGGCCTCAGTGGACCAGCAGCCGCGACG ACCCACCCCAGCAAACTCAAGTtgagccgccgcctccgcctccacctccacctcctcctccacccccttgACCCCGTCCCAGGGCGGTTGAGCTCTGCAGCGACACACCAGCAGCGCGCAGCATTAGCAAAGATAGCAAGCAACCACGCCCCGATGTCCATGGCCCCGCTCAGCTTCCGCCCGACAGCCACCGCGCGCCCGCGGTTCCACTGCGTCGATGACGGCGCCGACCGGGACGTCAGCTTCCTGCAGGACGTCCACCCCGACGTCGGCGACGCGCTCCTGGGCTTCGTCTACGACCCGCTCGACCCCGCCGTCAACGCCGGCCTCGACGAGTTCCTCAACATCCCGCCctacggcgacgacgacgacgaggacggccAGCAGCGCTGCGCCAAGAAGCCGCGCGCCGGGGGCTTCGAGGAGGACTCGTGGTTCGACTTCACGGCGGCGGACGGAAGCCTCGCCCAGAAGTGGGACAATGCCTGCACGCAGCAGGTGCCGGAGTTCCTCCCCGAGTTCGTGCTGCCACTGcccccgcccccgcctccgccgccgcaggTGTACCCGCCGTTCGTGCGCGGAGCGGACGCCAAGAAGCTGCAGGCCGCGGGCAACGGGTCCTCGCAGAGCGCCGCGGCGAGGGAGCGCCGGAGAAGGATCAGCGAGAAGACGGCGGAGCTGTCGCGCCTCATCCCCGGCGGCCACAAGCTCAACACCGCCGAGATGCTGCAGGAGGCCGCGCGCCACGTGAAGCTCCTCCAGGCCCAGGTCGGCATGCTCACCCTCCTGAACAACATCGAG GACGAGAAGGTGCCGGCCATGGCGCAGGAACACATGCACGCGCTGCTCGTGTGCGGCGGCATGCAGGAGCGGCTGGCCGCCGAGGGCAAGTGCCTGGTGCCGAAGGTGCTGGTGGACACCATTGCCAAAGACGCCGCCGTCAGATCGAACGCGCTGGTGAACAGGGACCTCACCCGGTTCACGGAGTCGCTTTTCgcggagaagaagtag